The Setaria italica strain Yugu1 chromosome IX, Setaria_italica_v2.0, whole genome shotgun sequence genome has a window encoding:
- the LOC101754302 gene encoding calmodulin-binding protein 60 A isoform X1 has product MSQKRQPEESDGPRRGGGGGEAGGSSSSSSLPYRPGEPKRPRVALRDVITEVMRNTSIEKFFMAIEPLIRRVVKEEIESAFANHTSMMARSVTDTLPCPSKNLKLQFMTKLSLPIFTGSKIEGEGSLSITIALVDTLTRQVVASGKESLMKVEIVVLEGDFESGEDDDWTAQEFNNNIVKEREGKRPLISGDVYVGLIDGIGTVGELSFTDNSSWTRSRKFRLGARTEDGCFNGIRVREAKTESFVVKDHRGELYKKHHPPFLDDEVWRLEKIGKDGAFHKRLNRESICTVKDFLTLLHLDGPRLRKILGGGMSTKMWEATVEHAETCVLTDKVHYYYPDSLNKAGVVFNVVGEVRGLISDKFVSVDDLTEKEKAEARVAVKQAYEHWKNVFTCDNGTLVGNPSQLFNMRSLSLHENQYNPFPTQVSTDDFGLSHSPLPSPDIFSMEPSSSLDPCVLETEVGNENRFQSGVLPVGGHEVPQESQTLDKFSNSLVYEDSNHPPFSDMYYGPVDPSISFDTQDLGAALKGFIATISKPKAYRGWRTLSYVLGWIFYTKRIVARRKKYGK; this is encoded by the exons ATGTCGCAGAAGAGGCAGCCGGAGGAGAGCGAcggcccgcgccgcggcggcggcggcggagaggctggCGGgagctcgtcctcctcctccctgccttACCGCCCCGGCGAGCCGAAGCGCCCGAGGGTCGCCCTCCGCGA TGTGATCACGGAGGTGATGCGGAACACCAGCATTGAGAAGTTCTTCATGGCGATCGAGCCCCTCATCCGGAGAGTG GTAAAAGAAGAAATCGAGTCAGCATTTGCGAATCATACCTCTATGATGGCAAG aagTGTCACGGACACTCTCCCATGTCCATCAAAGAATTTGAAGCTGCAGTTCATGACTAAACTTTCTCTTCCAATATTTACTGGCTCTAAGATTGAAGGAGAGGGCTCCTTAAGTATAACCATTGCTCTAGTCGACACTTTGACGAGACAAGTTGTAGCATCAGGCAAGGAGTCCTTGATGAAGGTTGAGATTGTAGTTCTAGAGGGGGATTTTGAAAGTGGAGAAGATGATGATTGGACAGCTCAAGAATTCAACAATAACATTGTTAAAGAAAGGGAAGGTAAAAGGCCCTTGATTTCTGGAGATGTGTATGTTGGCCTTATTGATGGCATTGGAACAGTAGGGGAACTTTCATTCACAGATAACTCCAGTTGGACACGGAGCAGAAAGTTCAGGCTAGGTGCAAGAACTGAGGATGGTTGTTTCAACGGCATTAGAGTACGGGAAGCAAAAACTGAATCATTTGTGGTTAAGGATCATCGAGGAGAAT tgtacaagaagcaCCACCCACCATTTCTTGATGATGAAGTATGGCGCCTGGAGAAAATTGGCAAGGATGGTGCTTTTCACAAGCGTTTGAATAGGGAGAGCATCTGTACTGTTAAGGATTTTCTCACTTTACTACATCTTGATGGTCCTAGGCTTCGGAAG ATATTAGGTGGCGGCATGTCAACAAAGATGTGGGAGGCCACCGTGGAGCATGCAGAAACCTGTGTTTTAACTGACAAAGTGCATTACTACTATCCAGACAGTCTAAACAAAGCTGGTGTTGTATTCAATGTAGTTGGAGAAGTAAGAGGGTTAATATCTGATAAATTTGTTTCTGTTGATGATCTTACTGAAAAGGAGAAG GCTGAAGCACGTGTGGCTGTGAAGCAAGCATATGAACACTGGAAGAATGTCTTTACATGTGACAACGGAACGCTTGTGGGAAATCCTTCGCAGCTGTTCAATATGAGATCTCTGTCTTTGCATGAAAATCAATATAACCCGTTTCCCACGCAAGTTTCTACTGATGACTTTGGTTTGAGCCATTCGCCTCTACCATCACCTGACATTTTCTCGATGGAACCATCGAGTTCCTTAGACCCTTGTGTACTGGAGACTGAGGTGGGCAATGAAAATCGATTTCAGTCAGGGGTGCTCCCAGTTGGTGGCCACGAAGTGCCACAAGAGTCTCAAACACTGGATAAGTTCTCCAACTCTTTGGTTTACGAGGACAGCAATCATCCCCCGTTCAGCGATATGTATTATGGCCCTGTAGATCCCAGCATATCCTTTGACACACAGGATCTTGGAGCTGCACTGAAAGGCTTCATTGCAACCATATCGAAGCCTAAGGCTTACAGAGGGTGGAGGACACTGTCTTATGTGCTAGGATGGATTTTCTATACCAAGAGAATTGTAGCAAGGAGAAAGAAATATGGGAAATAA
- the LOC101754302 gene encoding calmodulin-binding protein 60 A isoform X2, which translates to MSQKRQPEESDGPRRGGGGGEAGGSSSSSSLPYRPGEPKRPRVALRDVITEVMRNTSIEKFFMAIEPLIRRVVKEEIESAFANHTSMMASVTDTLPCPSKNLKLQFMTKLSLPIFTGSKIEGEGSLSITIALVDTLTRQVVASGKESLMKVEIVVLEGDFESGEDDDWTAQEFNNNIVKEREGKRPLISGDVYVGLIDGIGTVGELSFTDNSSWTRSRKFRLGARTEDGCFNGIRVREAKTESFVVKDHRGELYKKHHPPFLDDEVWRLEKIGKDGAFHKRLNRESICTVKDFLTLLHLDGPRLRKILGGGMSTKMWEATVEHAETCVLTDKVHYYYPDSLNKAGVVFNVVGEVRGLISDKFVSVDDLTEKEKAEARVAVKQAYEHWKNVFTCDNGTLVGNPSQLFNMRSLSLHENQYNPFPTQVSTDDFGLSHSPLPSPDIFSMEPSSSLDPCVLETEVGNENRFQSGVLPVGGHEVPQESQTLDKFSNSLVYEDSNHPPFSDMYYGPVDPSISFDTQDLGAALKGFIATISKPKAYRGWRTLSYVLGWIFYTKRIVARRKKYGK; encoded by the exons ATGTCGCAGAAGAGGCAGCCGGAGGAGAGCGAcggcccgcgccgcggcggcggcggcggagaggctggCGGgagctcgtcctcctcctccctgccttACCGCCCCGGCGAGCCGAAGCGCCCGAGGGTCGCCCTCCGCGA TGTGATCACGGAGGTGATGCGGAACACCAGCATTGAGAAGTTCTTCATGGCGATCGAGCCCCTCATCCGGAGAGTG GTAAAAGAAGAAATCGAGTCAGCATTTGCGAATCATACCTCTATGATGGCAAG TGTCACGGACACTCTCCCATGTCCATCAAAGAATTTGAAGCTGCAGTTCATGACTAAACTTTCTCTTCCAATATTTACTGGCTCTAAGATTGAAGGAGAGGGCTCCTTAAGTATAACCATTGCTCTAGTCGACACTTTGACGAGACAAGTTGTAGCATCAGGCAAGGAGTCCTTGATGAAGGTTGAGATTGTAGTTCTAGAGGGGGATTTTGAAAGTGGAGAAGATGATGATTGGACAGCTCAAGAATTCAACAATAACATTGTTAAAGAAAGGGAAGGTAAAAGGCCCTTGATTTCTGGAGATGTGTATGTTGGCCTTATTGATGGCATTGGAACAGTAGGGGAACTTTCATTCACAGATAACTCCAGTTGGACACGGAGCAGAAAGTTCAGGCTAGGTGCAAGAACTGAGGATGGTTGTTTCAACGGCATTAGAGTACGGGAAGCAAAAACTGAATCATTTGTGGTTAAGGATCATCGAGGAGAAT tgtacaagaagcaCCACCCACCATTTCTTGATGATGAAGTATGGCGCCTGGAGAAAATTGGCAAGGATGGTGCTTTTCACAAGCGTTTGAATAGGGAGAGCATCTGTACTGTTAAGGATTTTCTCACTTTACTACATCTTGATGGTCCTAGGCTTCGGAAG ATATTAGGTGGCGGCATGTCAACAAAGATGTGGGAGGCCACCGTGGAGCATGCAGAAACCTGTGTTTTAACTGACAAAGTGCATTACTACTATCCAGACAGTCTAAACAAAGCTGGTGTTGTATTCAATGTAGTTGGAGAAGTAAGAGGGTTAATATCTGATAAATTTGTTTCTGTTGATGATCTTACTGAAAAGGAGAAG GCTGAAGCACGTGTGGCTGTGAAGCAAGCATATGAACACTGGAAGAATGTCTTTACATGTGACAACGGAACGCTTGTGGGAAATCCTTCGCAGCTGTTCAATATGAGATCTCTGTCTTTGCATGAAAATCAATATAACCCGTTTCCCACGCAAGTTTCTACTGATGACTTTGGTTTGAGCCATTCGCCTCTACCATCACCTGACATTTTCTCGATGGAACCATCGAGTTCCTTAGACCCTTGTGTACTGGAGACTGAGGTGGGCAATGAAAATCGATTTCAGTCAGGGGTGCTCCCAGTTGGTGGCCACGAAGTGCCACAAGAGTCTCAAACACTGGATAAGTTCTCCAACTCTTTGGTTTACGAGGACAGCAATCATCCCCCGTTCAGCGATATGTATTATGGCCCTGTAGATCCCAGCATATCCTTTGACACACAGGATCTTGGAGCTGCACTGAAAGGCTTCATTGCAACCATATCGAAGCCTAAGGCTTACAGAGGGTGGAGGACACTGTCTTATGTGCTAGGATGGATTTTCTATACCAAGAGAATTGTAGCAAGGAGAAAGAAATATGGGAAATAA
- the LOC101754980 gene encoding nucleobase-ascorbate transporter 6, which yields MAAPAPKQEELQPHAVRDQLPAVSYCLTSPPPWPEAILLGFQHYLVMLGTTVIIPTALVPQMGGGNEEKARVIQTLLFVAGINTLIQSFLGTRLPAVIGGSYTFVAPTISIILAGRYSGITDPHEKFLRIMRGTQGALIVASTLQIIMGFSGLWRIVVRLLSPLSAAPLVALVGFGLYELGFPSVAKCVEIGLPQILLLVALSQYIPHLVPLLGTAFERFAVVMSIAVVWLYAFFLTVGGAYKNAAPKTQFHCRTDRSGLVGGAPWISVPYPFQWGAPTFDAGEAFAMMAASFVALVESTGAFIAVSRYASATPCPPSVMSRGIGWQGVGILLGGLFGTANGSSVSVENAGLLALTRVGSRRVVQISAGFMIFFSILGKFGAVFASIPGPIIAAIYCLLFAYVGMAGVGFLQFCNLNSFRTKFILGFSLFMGLSVPQYFNEYTSVAGFGPVHTHARWFNDMINVVFSSKAFVGGAVAYFLDNTLHRRDGTVRKDRGHHFWDRFRSFKTDPRSEEFYSLPFNLNKFFPSF from the exons atggcggcgccggcgccgaagcAGGAGGAGCTGCAGCCGCACGCCGTCAGGGACCAGCTCCCCGCCGTATCCTACTGCCTCACCAGCCCGCCGCCATGGC CGGAGGCCATCCTCCTCGGGTTCCAGCACTACCTCGTCATGCTCGGCACCACCGTCATCATCCCCACCGCGCTCGTCCCCCAGATGGGCGGCGGCAAT gaggagaaggcgcggGTCATCCAGACGCTGCTGTTCGTCGCCGGGATCAACACGCTGATCCAGAGCTTCCTCGGCACGCGCCTCCCCGCCGTCATCGGGGGCTCCTACACCTTCGTCGCGCCCACCATCTCCATCATCCTCGCCGGCCGCTACAGCGGCATTACCGATCCCCACGAG AAATTCCTGCGCATCATGCGGGGGACGCAGGGAGCGCTCATTGTGGCCTCCACCCTCCAAATCATCATGGGCTTCAGCGGCCTTTGGCGCATTGTCGTCAG GCTGCTGAGCCCGCTATCTGCTGCTCCCCTGGTCGCGCTTGTCGGATTTGGGCTCTATGAACTGGGATTTCCAAGC GTTGCCAAGTGTGTTGAGATTGGTCTTCCTCAGATTTTACTGCTTGTGGCTCTTTCTCAG TACATACCGCATCTGGTCCCGTTACTGGGTACTGCCTTTGAGAGGTTTGCTGTCGTAATGTCCATTGCCGTTGTGTGGCTTTACGCCTTCTTCCTGACAGTTGGTGGCGCGTATAAGAATGCTGCTCCCAAAACCCAATTCCATTGCCGTACTGATCGATCTGGGCTTGTTGGGGGCGCTCCATG GATAAGTGTACCTTATCCATTTCAGTGGGGAGCACCAACCTTTGATGCCGGTGAAGCTTTTGCTATGATGGCAGCTTCCTTTGTTGCTCTTGTGGAG TCTACTGGTGCATTCATTGCTGTTTCACGGTATGCCAGTGCAACTCCATGCCCTCCTTCTGTCATGAGTCGTGGCATTGGTTGGCAG GGGGTTGGCATTTTGTTGGGTGGCTTATTTGGAACAGCTAATGGATCCTCTGTATCTGT TGAAAATGCTGGGTTGCTCGCTTTGACACGCGTTGGTAGCAGACGTGTTGTGCAGATTTCTGCTGGATTTATGATATTCTTCTCCATTCTTG GGAAATTTGGAGCTGTTTTTGCATCAATTCCTGGCCCAATTATTGCAGCTATATATTGTCTTCTCTTCGCATATGTTG GTATGGCAGGTGTTGGGTTCCTTCAGTTCTGCAACCTGAATAGCTTCCGGACAAAGTTCATCCTGGGCTTCTCTTTGTTTATGGGTTTGTCGGTGCCACAGTATTTCAACGAATACACTTCTGTCGCAGGCTTTGGTCCAGTACACACACATGCCAGATGG TTCAATGATATGATCAACGTGGTATTCTCCTCCAAAGCATTCGTCGGAGGCGCTGTAGCATATTTTCTGGACAACACCCTGCACAGGCGTGACGGCACCGTGAGGAAGGACCGGGGGCACCATTTCTGGGACAGGTTCAGGTCGTTCAAGACAGACCCGCGCAGCGAGGAGTTCTACTCCCTACCATTCAACCTCAACAAGTTCTTCCCATCCTTCTGA